GTTTGCACAACAGCTGATCCACGAGACTACCAcctgccaccaccaccactgtcACTCTATGGACTATCACATCTTTTCGAGCCCATTTTCGTGTTCCATTTGACAGACGACAGCGcgtgaatttattttacttcccCGACTTTAACGTTGAAagtcaattcaatttctttccctcggaagagaaagaacaaaaataaaaagggccgACCGGTTGGACTATATTAGTACCACAGCGCACACGTTCCGGGGCGTGTGCAgtcaaaaaaattcacgaacgAAATATCCACGTCGGCACGGCCACACATAATTCTCTTGCCTATCTGCTGTTGTTTGACGCAGGTGCCGCCAAGACATCAAAGCTTTTCATTACCGTGTGCAGCACTGGTCGTCACtaactttcaaatttttcttacaCGAGACCTGCAAGAAAGAATCGTGGGATTTTTACGAGCGTCACACTAATTAcgtcaaacagaaaaagaaagaaccgTTTGCacatatagacacacacacacatacacgcaCAAAAGTCGACATTTTCCACGTGAATATCTTATTCCGAACGAACGACCAGCATATCcggtcagaaaaaaaaactttcgtgTACAAGTTCCCTCTGAACGGTTGTTTCTTCTTGGTTGCAACTGGCCAGAAGTTCTCGGAggtgtaaatttaaaaaaaaataataattaaaaaaaacttgaaaattgattaaaactaccaaaaaagttgaaagggTAAATAAAATGATCGATAATtaatgtatttcaattttttctttctttcgtattaaaaaaaattaataaaaaaagggaccaTGATTGAATTGATTGGCGCCGTGAACGGACGCAGAtgggggagggaggggaggGAACGGGTGGGCCAGCGACCGACATGTAGGAGAAACTTGGGTGAGTCACTTGAACACATCTACACGCACGGGATCAACAAAGCCaagagcattttttttttgttggagaGATGGGGGAGTAGGAGGACAAGATAAGTAGAAGTGTGGAGGGCCAAaaggccaagaaaaaaaaaaggaattcatttttgtgttttatatCGCGGGACTGGGGCATTTCTCATTGAAAGGGAATAGGCTAAACATAATACTATGCGGATATAATAGCATCCATTTGTTCTCATGTTTCGGAGGAGAGGATTAGGTTCGTCTTCATTCGTTCACGACTGCAAAGggcatttttgaattattagagattgggggggggggcggcgGGAGAATCAAAAAGGGGAACGGGGAGCAAATAGACGACGACTTTGTACACAATGATTGCGGTCATTCGGAGCGAAACAAACGTCTGTACAAtcatttgtaaaaagaaagcaaaaaaaaatcaaattaaaagaaagaaatcgaaagaaatcaaatcaagatCAAACAGATAACTAATTCTCTTATTTTCCACCCCCTgcgttttccccccaaaacACAATCGCAAATAGATTTTATAATAGATATTTAATATTGATCAGGAGGGAGGGGACGAGGGGCAGGTGCAGCACTCGTTGATCGAAAATCCGAGtcactttcttttgttttttctttatttgtaataatttttttcgcaTTTCGATTgcagattttttgttttcacattttgttttttcgcttGGAGGAGGGACAGGAGGAGAGAGGGtgtggcagcagcagttcagcaacaaacaaaaaaaaaataaagaaatataccaagggaaaaaagaaaaaaaaaatatatcataaTGGAATGGAAAATGGCGTTTGTTTCTCTCGCTGCACTCGAACACAATGACGTCATCCCGTCTTCCACGGGAAGGCAAGTGAAATCACGAGATACAGACAGCACcgccaacaaaaaagaaaattaataataagagaagtaaatcaaaggaaagaagaaaaaaaataaatggcggGAGAAAAGACGGTAGGAAAATATCAGGGGACCCCAAAATtaccaaataatcaaagagGGGATCATCACCATTTAAAAGCGTTTCCCAGCCCCCGTCAATTCatctcctgatttttttttttaaaagaattttctccCTTTGACATTTCTCTTCTCGATAAGCAAGTAAATATATGCATCCGGTTAAAGAATCCCAGGCACTTCGATATCATGTAGTCATTTGTAGTGGCCGTGCGAGCAATTTCACCGTAAACATCTGTAGGTCAACAAAAGAAGCATCTTCCGCGTGCTCAAAAAATGACGGTCATTTTCTtgcttgaaacaaaaatagtgAACAAATAATTCCGGAAAAATTTCCATCTCGCCAGCCGAATAATAGTACACCAGGCGCACAACCCAAcggcacagagagagagacacacacacacacacagagacacacacTCACAATCAAAACAAGCACACGGGAATTTatagtttctctctctctcttttgtccAGTCTTATTTGCAAGTATCACAGAGTTCGTCAGTCAAGGAGAATCGGACAACTCATTTGTGGAATCTGgcgccaaaattcaaaattagcaaaatgtaaaaaaatgattcaatgAATTTCTAGATAAGAAAATGACTGACCTTATCATGTAAAGACTATCAACATGAACCATCATCTCGGTGCTCTTGAAATCGTTGAGCTCCTTACGGATGGCGGCCTTCTCCTGAGGCGTGAGCCGCGTCCACGGTCGGTCGGCTCTTCGGTCGTAATCCTGAGCGTCGGCCACTTCGACATAGTCGTTGAACCGTATGATCTGTTGAGACAAGCCAGTCGGATTAAGTTTCCcggaaaagacaaaacaaattaaattcaacCGCCAACAACTATTCTGAACTATCACTACTatgactactactactaccccgaGTCCTAGAGGAGCTCACGCCTCACTGCGGCCAACactgtttattcattttcctttatttttttacctttctgGCTTTAAGCTCTTCGACCGTTGGCCTGAAACTGAGTTTGCGGAAGAgagtcatcttcttctcttccctttccttcttctcctccgCCGGACTGGTTCCTAAAGGtacccaaaaacaaacaacaaacaaaatccatTAGAATACTCATTCATGGCTTTGGAAAAATCTCAACGAAACTGGACACTTGCTTTTAAGGATGTTGCGCTCTTCCAGTTCCTCCTGCGTCGGACGAAGACTCAGCCGCCTGtgagaaatcaacaaaaattttaaaatcaaatgaaaaggatCGAAATGTGATATAGGTGACGGGTGACGTACCTGGTCAAACGGGCTCCGATCGTTTCGCGTTGAATGTGTCGCTCCCTCTCGGTTTGTGCGTGCAAGATGCCCCTCTCGATGAGCTCCTGTCGATCGGGTCTCATGGCCAGCTTGAGGGCCAGGCTGTCCTTGCGGGCTATCCGGGCGCTCAGTCTCGCTGTGATCGTTTTCCGTGTCAGGTCATGATGTTGCGTTTGTCGGAAACAACttgttgactctttttttttgttaccttCTTCAGACATGttctcctcgtcgtcgtcgacgtcgtcgtcccgGTAGAGGATCGGCCCGTCCGACTCGTCAGAGTCGTAGTCGCACTGGACGGGGATCGTCGGCACCGGCACCGGCAGGTAGGTCGGTCTCTGGCCTTtggccggcggcggcggaggtggcggatgattatggtggtggtggtggtggtgaggcggaggcggcggattgtggtggtgatggttGACCCCGTGGCCGCCAGCGCCAGCGCCACCTGCAGCGGCGGCGCTCGACTCGCGGTTATTGTTGTCCGACTTGAGCTGCATGTTGTGATTGTGGTCGTGAGCCGATCCGCCGTTCACCGCTTGTCCGTTGCTCGACGTGCTATTGCTGTTGCTATTGCTGCTGCCGCCCAGGCTGATGCCGAATCGCAGGGGTCGCGTGCTACACGGCCGTCCATCCCGACGGAAGCAGCAAGCCAAaattcaagagagaaagaaagaaaaaagacacaaaataTCGTCATTAGTACACAGACAATCATCGCAGGTCGACACCCACAtagaaacaaccaaacaacaaccaaaataatCAAGGGAGGGGGCATAAGTGGAAAGAAAACTCCTCCccccacacacaacaacaattgatCGTAAAAGAATGAGccaatgaaattgaaaaaaaaaaaataataataaatgataatataGTAAAAGGAAAGCTACGAAATGGtgcacgaaaaaaataaaaatgaaacggaagaggacgaaaaaaaaaatttccagcaGCGAAATTCACAACCGAAAagaagggaggaggaggaccgtgggcaaaatagaaaacgggGGCTCGGTCCGAAAACCACCGTCAGATGGTAATCAACGGAAGAAAAACGCAATAGGGGGacatgggggaaaaaaaagaagaaaacgtgcAGATGGCCAGCCAGCGCCCCGACCAGACGCACGCGGTCACGACGACGGGGCCAGCCAAAAACGGGCAAAACCTcagctaataataataacgccaagggggggggggggaaagaaagaaagaaagaaagaaaaagaactaaacTAAATCTTTTAAGAGCAGCAGATTTTCAATAGACACACGGGGGCTCCCGTGTGCCATGGCGCGGACTCTGAGGGGTAATTATAATCCCAAGCAAAACGCTAATACTCGACGTAACTGCGGgggtaaaaaaataccaaaaataacAGACCCAAAGTTAACGAAcaaagagggaaagaaaaaaaggagaaagaaacgacaacaacaacaacaacaacaaaatgagtgagagagaaaatggtctgaaaagaattccatttaaaaaagaaaaccccaaaaaataaaagaaaacagaggCAATAAGAGATGGTAGATGCTAGTCACGTGCAGGGTTAAATACCTGAACCGTATCCTCTGCCTTAGTGAGAGCCGCCTAtatcgttttgtttttatttggttgggAATGGAGGGGGgattttgtcgttttttgttttatgttttttggaCAGTAGAGGAGGGAGAGCAATgcgaaaggagagagaaaaaacgcgagcgttagttttgatttttttctcatgtCCAATTCAAAGGCGACTCGGAAGACAACCGACGacacacaccaccaccaatcACCGAATAAGAACAAATATTTGGATCCGTTTGAATCCGGATAGCAGAcgtacaattttttgtttgtacaagtcttttaagtatttttagaattaagttaattaaATGATTGATTTATGCTTATTTTTGTGATGGATTTGTCTAAGCTTTTTACCTGGCCggtggcggaggaggcggTGGCTGATCCTGTTGCCATGCCACACCCCGACTTCCGTGCGGAGACGAGTCCTGGGTCGGAGTGTTGACGGTCGGCGTGGGAGGAGTCGACGGTGAGTTACTGGCCGATCCGGAAGCACCGGATTTCTTGAGCGCCGACTTGAGTGGCTTGGCATGGAGCGACGGCTCTTTAGGTCCCTGTGCTCTCACCCAATCTGGACGGATAGACGGATGAGATTTAAGTTAagttaacaaaagaaaacaaggaaacaCAATTATAATAATCCCAGTCAGGATCGTCTAGTCCCCCAAAAgatcctctttctctctctttcatttgCCAACGTCGTCCAGTCTGAAATAAATGTCGGATCAACTTACTGGCTGCCGGAGGCACTCCTCTCTCACTGTCGCTATCGTCGACGCTCTCTTCCGGAACGTCGTCGTCCTGAAGATCCGAAAGATCGTGACCGACGCTCGTCAGCATGTTGGGCGATGAAGAGGCCACGGCGGGTGGCGCCAAATGGGCCAGGTGGATGCCGTGGGTGGGCGGAGGTGCCGAGTGATGGGCTCCGCGAGGAGGTAGCATTGGACTGGGCGAGGAGAACATGGGCGGCGGCGGAATGGGTCCAATTTCCGTCACGCCAATCGGCGGCTCCAGCAGGTCCGTCATCATGGGCTGCATTCCGTGGGCGCCCGTCTGCGACTGCGACGATGACTCCTGGGCTGCCTgggatgatgacgacgacgatgatgaagagGACGCGGGCGTCTGTTGGACGGCCATGGCGATGACCGGAGATCGGTTGGACGGGTGCGAGCCGACAGTGAtggtcgtcgacgtcgtcacCGTGGTGACACCCGAAGCCGCCGCATTGGCTcccgacgtcgtcgtcgagggCGACGCCGTTGCCACGGAGATGATGGGCAGTGTGGCTGCCCTTCCGGGCAACTTCGACATGACAGATGGCGAACCGGaacctgaaaaacaaaagaaaaaaagataattagaaaaataaaacgaaaacaatAAGAACAAACATTAGAAAggtacaaaagaaatttaaaaaataaaacaagaaatattcaaatgatgaGACGCGCCAACACTTAAAACAAGACAATGTCGAAAAGAAATCCTAACGGGTCGTCCCTTTTATCAGCCCGACTAATTACTTAATTAGAGATGAATCACACACGACACTTAACTCtataggggggaaaaaagaaaagaacgagaaaaacaacacgGCCAactctaataataataataaaacgagAGAGACGCCATTGGAACAAAAAGACttgaaaacttgttttcaGTCCAGGGCCAATTTGTCGGGGATCCCTTCGTTTACTTCCCGTTGGGATTTTTCTAAGGTTATCGACTCGACCaactggttttttctttctttatctcTCGTTAACACGCCCCAACCCAACCCCCCCTCCAGCCGTCAACACCCTGGACATTTTCACACAACGTGTGGACGCCAGTGGCCCAGGTGTCTCCAGGGCCGGCGGTTGACgggacgacaacaacaaccaaaataaataaaagggggaGGACTTGTCACCTTGTTGTTGGTGCTGGGCTTGACTGTTGCGTTGAGCTATTGAACTGACAACTTGTGAATAAGCGGAAGACATGGACATGGTGGCGGCGGCCGACGTCGTCTGAGAGGAGCCGCCAGACGATGGAAAAGTTGAAGAAGCCGAAGACGCCGACGGAAGCGTGGGTGGTGTCGTCGCAGAAGTGGTCGACGTCACGGCCGTCGGCGAAGGCGTCGAGCTGCTACCGAAGTGGGTCTGCGTCGTCTGACGCAGTTGCGACGGCGGCGTGCCGGCCGAGGAAGAGTGGCCGACCAGGGCCGAGAGGAGCCCGTGACCGGGCGCCATTCCGGGCGGCAGGCTGTTGGGTCGGTTGCCACCGCCAGGTCCAGCTGCTGCGTTGGCGTTGGCTGCTAGGGGGTAGGAGGTGGCGGAAGGAGAAGAGGACGAGgcaggaggagaagaagaagaatgagaagaagacgatgagTCGTACAGTTGCGAATGGTGGCCGTTGGTGCTGGGCATGAGCGGTCCCGAGGCCAGTGCGGCGTTGAGGCTGGCCGCAAACGACGGCGTCACGCATGCAGACGAAGAGGAATTGCAATTGGAATTGGACGTGGAGTTGGAGGAGGTGTAAGTGCTACCATTGACCAGGACGCCACTCGTGCTGGTCGTGGCCGCCTGTTGGCTAGTGC
This window of the Daphnia pulex isolate KAP4 chromosome 5, ASM2113471v1 genome carries:
- the LOC124193698 gene encoding putative GPI-anchored protein pfl2 isoform X7, with the protein product MSYYSVGSAQLDTLSAPGGREVTKGKKMGRRSNQKKTGRHSHTNGTHVGSGVGGVTGVGSGQTLPAPINSWNNLPLERSKSKFASLSRLFKPWKWRVRRKSDKLESVSQTLERKMSMRAHRDELIQKGILLPDLANSTTSSTNASNTLSTIAESKRDKDRTKEENHSSSSDSGYQPYSGAGSTITSASSNDAASSRCSQSSSSALEHPQQSDPSPPTANANASSSPSMPCAVVPTAASATHPASSTSTSTSSSSSSEQRPVSLHVTSSSLASALPASSNSTSSSSSPKPISSTSTSSSYAWNKRTGGTGLVGAAKARGWLRSYHHPSAVSAASSNADAVDSSQNGSNSAPPSPSNVSAESSASALSGGGATTGNSTSSTSQQAATTSTSGVLVNGSTYTSSNSTSNSNCNSSSSACVTPSFAASLNAALASGPLMPSTNGHHSQLYDSSSSSHSSSSPPASSSSPSATSYPLAANANAAAGPGGGNRPNSLPPGMAPGHGLLSALVGHSSSAGTPPSQLRQTTQTHFGSSSTPSPTAVTSTTSATTPPTLPSASSASSTFPSSGGSSQTTSAAATMSMSSAYSQVVSSIAQRNSQAQHQQQGSGSPSVMSKLPGRAATLPIISVATASPSTTTSGANAAASGVTTVTTSTTITVGSHPSNRSPVIAMAVQQTPASSSSSSSSSSQAAQESSSQSQTGAHGMQPMMTDLLEPPIGVTEIGPIPPPPMFSSPSPMLPPRGAHHSAPPPTHGIHLAHLAPPAVASSSPNMLTSVGHDLSDLQDDDVPEESVDDSDSERGVPPAANWVRAQGPKEPSLHAKPLKSALKKSGASGSASNSPSTPPTPTVNTPTQDSSPHGSRGVAWQQDQPPPPPPPASTRPLRFGISLGGSSNSNSNSTSSNGQAVNGGSAHDHNHNMQLKSDNNNRESSAAAAGGAGAGGHGVNHHHHNPPPPPHHHHHHHNHPPPPPPPAKGQRPTYLPVPVPTIPVQCDYDSDESDGPILYRDDDVDDDEENMSEEGNKKKESTSCFRQTQHHDLTRKTITARLSARIARKDSLALKLAMRPDRQELIERGILHAQTERERHIQRETIGARLTRRLSLRPTQEELEERNILKRTSPAEEKKEREEKKMTLFRKLSFRPTVEELKARKIIRFNDYVEVADAQDYDRRADRPWTRLTPQEKAAIRKELNDFKSTEMMVHVDSLYMIRFHK
- the LOC124193698 gene encoding putative GPI-anchored protein pfl2 isoform X4, which translates into the protein MEAESEKVGNAFSSVSTSVNSIETKSLDGKNMTFQASNESLDSVGSAQLDTLSAPGGREVTKGKKMGRRSNQKKTGRHSHTNGTHVGSGVGGVTGVGSGQTLPAPINSWNNLPLERSKSKFASLSRLFKPWKWRVRRKSDKLESVSQTLERKMSMRAHRDELIQKGILLPDLANSTTSSTNASNTLSTIAESKRDKDRTKEENHSSSSDSGYQPYSGAGSTITSASSNDAASSRCSQSSSSALEHPQQSDPSPPTANANASSSPSMPCAVVPTAASATHPASSTSTSTSSSSSSEQRPVSLHVTSSSLASALPASSNSTSSSSSPKPISSTSTSSSYAWNKRTGGTGLVGAAKARGWLRSYHHPSAVSAASSNADAVDSSQNGSNSAPPSPSNVSAESSASALSGGGATTGNSTSSTSQQAATTSTSGVLVNGSTYTSSNSTSNSNCNSSSSACVTPSFAASLNAALASGPLMPSTNGHHSQLYDSSSSSHSSSSPPASSSSPSATSYPLAANANAAAGPGGGNRPNSLPPGMAPGHGLLSALVGHSSSAGTPPSQLRQTTQTHFGSSSTPSPTAVTSTTSATTPPTLPSASSASSTFPSSGGSSQTTSAAATMSMSSAYSQVVSSIAQRNSQAQHQQQGSGSPSVMSKLPGRAATLPIISVATASPSTTTSGANAAASGVTTVTTSTTITVGSHPSNRSPVIAMAVQQTPASSSSSSSSSSQAAQESSSQSQTGAHGMQPMMTDLLEPPIGVTEIGPIPPPPMFSSPSPMLPPRGAHHSAPPPTHGIHLAHLAPPAVASSSPNMLTSVGHDLSDLQDDDVPEESVDDSDSERGVPPAANWVRAQGPKEPSLHAKPLKSALKKSGASGSASNSPSTPPTPTVNTPTQDSSPHGSRGVAWQQDQPPPPPPPASTRPLRFGISLGGSSNSNSNSTSSNGQAVNGGSAHDHNHNMQLKSDNNNRESSAAAAGGAGAGGHGVNHHHHNPPPPPHHHHHHHNHPPPPPPPAKGQRPTYLPVPVPTIPVQCDYDSDESDGPILYRDDDVDDDEENMSEEGNKKKESTSCFRQTQHHDLTRKTITARLSARIARKDSLALKLAMRPDRQELIERGILHAQTERERHIQRETIGARLTRRLSLRPTQEELEERNILKRTSPAEEKKEREEKKMTLFRKLSFRPTVEELKARKIIRFNDYVEVADAQDYDRRADRPWTRLTPQEKAAIRKELNDFKSTEMMVHVDSLYMIRFHK
- the LOC124193698 gene encoding putative GPI-anchored protein pfl2 isoform X1 — protein: MSLKVTGVYFSASSAGPGPGKMKATIRAARHHPPPPSSLAPQPIHYVHHQQQQPLPSAGGRNNSSSNNIISANSPTGNLDQQPAPAKGSKGGGGRIISNSHNNHHHHQYHHSHLHSQSLDYLHLNFEEKRQIIASSLSLVDFLNHPPVKVKGRHSHTNGTHVGSGVGGVTGVGSGQTLPAPINSWNNLPLERSKSKFASLSRLFKPWKWRVRRKSDKLESVSQTLERKMSMRAHRDELIQKGILLPDLANSTTSSTNASNTLSTIAESKRDKDRTKEENHSSSSDSGYQPYSGAGSTITSASSNDAASSRCSQSSSSALEHPQQSDPSPPTANANASSSPSMPCAVVPTAASATHPASSTSTSTSSSSSSEQRPVSLHVTSSSLASALPASSNSTSSSSSPKPISSTSTSSSYAWNKRTGGTGLVGAAKARGWLRSYHHPSAVSAASSNADAVDSSQNGSNSAPPSPSNVSAESSASALSGGGATTGNSTSSTSQQAATTSTSGVLVNGSTYTSSNSTSNSNCNSSSSACVTPSFAASLNAALASGPLMPSTNGHHSQLYDSSSSSHSSSSPPASSSSPSATSYPLAANANAAAGPGGGNRPNSLPPGMAPGHGLLSALVGHSSSAGTPPSQLRQTTQTHFGSSSTPSPTAVTSTTSATTPPTLPSASSASSTFPSSGGSSQTTSAAATMSMSSAYSQVVSSIAQRNSQAQHQQQGSGSPSVMSKLPGRAATLPIISVATASPSTTTSGANAAASGVTTVTTSTTITVGSHPSNRSPVIAMAVQQTPASSSSSSSSSSQAAQESSSQSQTGAHGMQPMMTDLLEPPIGVTEIGPIPPPPMFSSPSPMLPPRGAHHSAPPPTHGIHLAHLAPPAVASSSPNMLTSVGHDLSDLQDDDVPEESVDDSDSERGVPPAANWVRAQGPKEPSLHAKPLKSALKKSGASGSASNSPSTPPTPTVNTPTQDSSPHGSRGVAWQQDQPPPPPPPASTRPLRFGISLGGSSNSNSNSTSSNGQAVNGGSAHDHNHNMQLKSDNNNRESSAAAAGGAGAGGHGVNHHHHNPPPPPHHHHHHHNHPPPPPPPAKGQRPTYLPVPVPTIPVQCDYDSDESDGPILYRDDDVDDDEENMSEEGNKKKESTSCFRQTQHHDLTRKTITARLSARIARKDSLALKLAMRPDRQELIERGILHAQTERERHIQRETIGARLTRRLSLRPTQEELEERNILKRTSPAEEKKEREEKKMTLFRKLSFRPTVEELKARKIIRFNDYVEVADAQDYDRRADRPWTRLTPQEKAAIRKELNDFKSTEMMVHVDSLYMIRFHK
- the LOC124193698 gene encoding phosphatase and actin regulator 4B-like isoform X9, producing the protein MSLKVTGVYFSASSAGPGPGKMKATIRAARHHPPPPSSLAPQPIHYVHHQQQQPLPSAGGRNNSSSNNIISANSPTGNLDQQPAPAKGSKGGGGRIISNSHNNHHHHQYHHSHLHSQSLDYLHLNFEEKRQIIASSLSLVDFLNHPPVKVKGRHSHTNGTHVGSGVGGVTGVGSGQTLPAPINSWNNLPLERSKSKFASLSRLFKPWKWRVRRKSDKLESVSQTLERKMSMRAHRDELIQKGILLPDLANSTTSSTNASNTLSTIAESKRDKDRTKEENHSSSSDSGYQPYSGAGSTITSASSNDAASTANANAAAGPGGGNRPNSLPPGMAPGHGLLSALVGHSSSAGTPPSQLRQTTQTHFGSSSTPSPTAVTSTTSATTPPTLPSASSASSTFPSSGGSSQTTSAAATMSMSSAYSQVVSSIAQRNSQAQHQQQGSGSPSVMSKLPGRAATLPIISVATASPSTTTSGANAAASGVTTVTTSTTITVGSHPSNRSPVIAMAVQQTPASSSSSSSSSSQAAQESSSQSQTGAHGMQPMMTDLLEPPIGVTEIGPIPPPPMFSSPSPMLPPRGAHHSAPPPTHGIHLAHLAPPAVASSSPNMLTSVGHDLSDLQDDDVPEESVDDSDSERGVPPAANWVRAQGPKEPSLHAKPLKSALKKSGASGSASNSPSTPPTPTVNTPTQDSSPHGSRGVAWQQDQPPPPPPPASTRPLRFGISLGGSSNSNSNSTSSNGQAVNGGSAHDHNHNMQLKSDNNNRESSAAAAGGAGAGGHGVNHHHHNPPPPPHHHHHHHNHPPPPPPPAKGQRPTYLPVPVPTIPVQCDYDSDESDGPILYRDDDVDDDEENMSEEGNKKKESTSCFRQTQHHDLTRKTITARLSARIARKDSLALKLAMRPDRQELIERGILHAQTERERHIQRETIGARLTRRLSLRPTQEELEERNILKRTSPAEEKKEREEKKMTLFRKLSFRPTVEELKARKIIRFNDYVEVADAQDYDRRADRPWTRLTPQEKAAIRKELNDFKSTEMMVHVDSLYMIRFHK
- the LOC124193698 gene encoding flocculation protein FLO11-like isoform X5: MEAESEKVGNAFSSVSTSVNSIETKSLDGKNMTFQASNESLDSVGSAQLDTLSAPGGREVTKGKKMGRRSNQKKTGRHSHTNGTHVGSGVGGVTGVGSGQTLPAPINSWNNLPLERSKSKFASLSRLFKPWKWRVRRKSDKLESVSQTLERKMSMRAHRDELIQKGILLPDLANSTTSSTNASNTLSTIAESKRDKDRTKEENHSSSSDSGYQPYSGAGSTITSASSNDAASSRCSQSSSSALEHPQQSDPSPPTANANASSSPSMPCAVVPTAASATHPASSTSTSTSSSSSSEQRPVSLHVTSSSLASALPASSNSTSSSSSPKPISSTSTSSSYAWNKRTGGTGLVGAAKARGWLRSYHHPSAVSAASSNADAVDSSQNGSNSAPPSPSNVSAESSASALSGGGATTGNSTSSTSQQAATTSTSGVLVNGSTYTSSNSTSNSNCNSSSSACVTPSFAASLNAALASGPLMPSTNGHHSQLYDSSSSSHSSSSPPASSSSPSATSYPLAANANAAAGPGGGNRPNSLPPGMAPGHGLLSALVGHSSSAGTPPSQLRQTTQTHFGSSSTPSPTAVTSTTSATTPPTLPSASSASSTFPSSGGSSQTTSAAATMSMSSAYSQVVSSIAQRNSQAQHQQQGSGSPSVMSKLPGRAATLPIISVATASPSTTTSGANAAASGVTTVTTSTTITVGSHPSNRSPVIAMAVQQTPASSSSSSSSSSQAAQESSSQSQTGAHGMQPMMTDLLEPPIGVTEIGPIPPPPMFSSPSPMLPPRGAHHSAPPPTHGIHLAHLAPPAVASSSPNMLTSVGHDLSDLQDDDVPEESVDDSDSERGVPPAANWVRAQGPKEPSLHAKPLKSALKKSGASGSASNSPSTPPTPTVNTPTQDSSPHGSRGVAWQQDQPPPPPPPARRLSLRQRIRFSTRPLRFGISLGGSSNSNSNSTSSNGQAVNGGSAHDHNHNMQLKSDNNNRESSAAAAGGAGAGGHGVNHHHHNPPPPPHHHHHHHNHPPPPPPPAKGQRPTYLPVPVPTIPVQCDYDSDESDGPILYRDDDVDDDEENMSEEARLSARIARKDSLALKLAMRPDRQELIERGILHAQTERERHIQRETIGARLTRRLSLRPTQEELEERNILKRTSPAEEKKEREEKKMTLFRKLSFRPTVEELKARKIIRFNDYVEVADAQDYDRRADRPWTRLTPQEKAAIRKELNDFKSTEMMVHVDSLYMIRFHK